Proteins from a single region of Streptomyces sp. Tu 3180:
- a CDS encoding nucleoside/nucleotide kinase family protein encodes MTLTFDDLLRRARSLVRGGRRAILGIAGGPGAGKSTLAEHLVRELNGTGEPWVAHVPMDGFHLADAELDRLGRRDRKGAPDTFDAAGYAALLRRLREEEHDDVVYAPGFERVLEQPVAGAVPVPPAARLVVTEGNYLLLDTGAWARVRPQLDEVWFCAPDERERMRRLVARHEEFGKSHEEAVAWVLRTDQPNAELVAATRDRADLVVPRSALPGGDTGARGLRRTEGHRAPGDASGR; translated from the coding sequence GTGACACTGACCTTCGACGACCTCCTGCGCCGCGCCCGCTCCCTGGTACGGGGCGGCCGGCGCGCGATCCTCGGCATCGCCGGCGGCCCGGGGGCGGGCAAGTCCACGCTCGCCGAACATCTGGTGCGGGAACTGAACGGCACCGGGGAGCCGTGGGTCGCGCACGTCCCCATGGACGGCTTCCACCTCGCCGACGCCGAACTCGACCGCCTCGGCCGCCGTGACCGCAAGGGCGCCCCGGACACCTTCGACGCGGCCGGATACGCGGCGCTGCTGCGGCGGCTGCGCGAGGAGGAGCACGACGACGTCGTGTACGCCCCCGGCTTCGAACGGGTGCTGGAGCAGCCGGTCGCGGGGGCGGTCCCGGTGCCGCCGGCCGCCCGGCTGGTGGTGACGGAGGGCAACTACCTGCTGCTGGACACCGGTGCCTGGGCGCGGGTCCGGCCGCAGCTGGACGAGGTGTGGTTCTGCGCCCCGGACGAGCGGGAGCGGATGCGGCGGCTGGTCGCCCGGCACGAGGAGTTCGGCAAGAGCCACGAGGAGGCGGTGGCGTGGGTCCTGCGCACGGACCAGCCCAACGCGGAGCTGGTGGCCGCGACGCGGGACCGGGCCGACCTGGTGGTGCCCCGGTCCGCGCTGCCGGGCGGGGACACCGGGGCGCGGGGGCTCCGGCGTACGGAGGGGCACCGCGCGCCCGGGGACGCGTCCGGCCGCTGA
- a CDS encoding beta-phosphoglucomutase family hydrolase has translation MTDLGLPDDILACLFDLDGVVTKTAVVHAAAWKEMFDAFLRERDGEDFRPFDDTDYDAYVDGRPRADGVRTFLASRGVELPEGTPGDPPDAPTVHGLGNRKNELLLERIRTDGVQAYDGTLRYIEAVRARGLRTAIVSSSANCRDVLRSIGAEDLFDVRIDGVVAAERGLPGKPRPDTFLAAARDLGVEPSRAAVFEDAQAGMDAGRAGHFGYVVGVDRVGQTDALYAHGADRVVTDLAELGGGR, from the coding sequence ATGACGGATCTGGGTCTGCCCGACGACATCCTCGCCTGCCTCTTCGACCTCGACGGCGTCGTCACCAAGACGGCCGTCGTCCACGCGGCCGCCTGGAAGGAGATGTTCGACGCCTTCCTGCGCGAGCGGGACGGCGAGGACTTCCGGCCCTTCGACGACACCGACTACGACGCGTACGTCGACGGCCGCCCGCGGGCCGACGGCGTGCGCACCTTCCTCGCCTCCCGCGGCGTCGAACTGCCCGAGGGGACCCCCGGCGACCCGCCCGACGCCCCGACCGTGCACGGCCTCGGCAACCGCAAGAACGAACTGCTGCTGGAGAGGATCCGCACCGACGGAGTGCAGGCCTACGACGGCACCCTGCGCTACATCGAGGCGGTCCGCGCCCGCGGACTGCGCACCGCGATCGTCTCCTCCAGCGCCAACTGCCGCGACGTCCTGCGCTCGATCGGCGCCGAGGACCTCTTCGACGTCCGGATCGACGGGGTGGTCGCCGCCGAACGCGGCCTGCCCGGAAAGCCCAGGCCCGACACCTTCCTCGCCGCCGCCCGGGACCTCGGCGTCGAGCCGTCCCGGGCGGCCGTGTTCGAGGACGCGCAGGCTGGCATGGACGCCGGCCGCGCCGGGCACTTCGGGTACGTCGTCGGTGTGGACCGGGTGGGGCAGACCGACGCGCTGTACGCGCACGGCGCCGACCGGGTCGTGACGGACCTCGCCGAACTCGGGGGTGGTCGGTGA